Proteins encoded within one genomic window of Alcanivorax sp. REN37:
- a CDS encoding flavin-containing monooxygenase, translating to MYALIGAGPMGLAMARNLSKAGVPFIGFEIHSDVGGLWDIDSPTSTMYHSAHLISSRSKTEFAEFPMPAGTALYPSHRAMRDYFRDYAREFDLYRHYEFSTEVLLVVEDGADYLVTTQHQDEAPQTRRFRGVLIANGTLHCPNRITLPAPFDGELLHSADYKHPDIFRDKRVLVIGCGNSGADIAVEAVHHAASVDILVRRGYYFLPKFLFGRPIDTLGGALPLPRRWKQTLDSWLIRAAVGKPSDYGLPDPDYRLYESHPVINSLLLHHLGHGDVRVRPALTAVDGRTLTFANGERADYDLILTATGYRLNYPFLTPGLLDWDGHGAPQLFLNVFPAQRDNLLVLGMVEAAGLGWEGRNQQAQLVARYLVHQQRNSAAYQAFNRTKGARAGRRLDGGYDYLPLERMAYYVSKQAYLSALAHHSRQLAL from the coding sequence ATGTACGCGCTGATCGGCGCCGGCCCGATGGGGCTGGCCATGGCCCGCAACCTGAGCAAAGCCGGTGTGCCCTTCATTGGCTTCGAGATTCACAGCGATGTCGGCGGATTGTGGGACATCGACAGCCCCACCAGCACCATGTACCACTCCGCGCATCTGATTTCTTCACGCAGCAAAACTGAGTTTGCCGAGTTTCCGATGCCCGCCGGCACCGCGCTCTATCCAAGCCACCGCGCCATGCGCGACTACTTCCGCGACTACGCGCGGGAGTTCGATTTGTACCGGCACTATGAGTTTTCCACTGAGGTGTTGTTGGTAGTGGAAGACGGCGCTGATTACCTGGTGACCACCCAGCACCAAGATGAGGCTCCGCAAACGCGCCGCTTTCGCGGTGTACTGATCGCCAACGGCACCTTGCACTGCCCCAACCGCATCACGCTGCCCGCGCCGTTTGACGGCGAGCTGCTGCACTCCGCTGATTACAAGCACCCGGATATTTTCCGTGACAAGCGGGTGCTGGTGATCGGCTGCGGTAACTCTGGCGCCGACATTGCGGTGGAGGCGGTTCACCACGCCGCATCGGTGGATATCCTGGTGCGACGCGGTTACTACTTCCTGCCCAAGTTCCTGTTCGGCCGCCCAATCGACACATTAGGCGGTGCGCTGCCGTTGCCGCGCCGCTGGAAACAGACGCTGGATAGCTGGCTGATCCGCGCGGCGGTGGGTAAGCCGTCCGACTACGGCCTGCCGGATCCGGACTATCGCCTGTACGAATCCCACCCGGTGATCAACTCTCTGCTGTTGCACCATCTGGGTCATGGCGATGTGCGGGTACGCCCGGCGCTGACCGCCGTTGACGGCCGCACGCTGACGTTTGCCAACGGCGAGCGCGCCGACTACGACCTGATCCTCACCGCCACCGGTTACCGGCTCAACTATCCGTTCCTGACGCCGGGCCTGCTGGACTGGGACGGCCACGGCGCGCCCCAGCTGTTCCTCAACGTGTTCCCCGCGCAGCGTGACAACCTACTGGTACTGGGCATGGTGGAAGCCGCCGGACTCGGCTGGGAAGGCCGCAATCAGCAAGCCCAGCTGGTGGCGCGTTATCTGGTGCATCAGCAGCGCAACAGCGCCGCCTACCAAGCGTTCAACCGCACCAAAGGTGCACGTGCCGGTCGCCGGCTCGATGGCGGCTATGACTATTTGCCACTAGAGCGAATGGCCTATTACGTCAGCAAACAGGCGTATTTGTCCGCGTTGGCACACCACTCCCGACAACTGGCACTGTGA
- a CDS encoding AraC family transcriptional regulator ligand-binding domain-containing protein, which yields MATFLTCSGTTVTLRFAQALADAAARLGMAVPPWPTAGERVAMAELDRFWDQLCHSADPLIGLRLGLALQVGHLDITGLLLMSCSNYAESMAALVEYAPLIGGVGFQLHSEGERQQLQVQSAFRTRPAQRVEAVLTMILQLSRSNTGGRFEPTRLLLRHAPLAAAADYSKLLGCPVMFGAAIDALEFSSAQLALPLEQANPGVRDHLVQLADVGLAQVAAQSTRQRVTALLRVHPQWNKDQVAARLHLSGRHLARKLADEGVSFRQLQDQQRFALAQRLLRTDGRIQEIAEQLGFSDESAFAKAFRRWSGMSPSQFRNALDPPH from the coding sequence ATGGCCACTTTTCTTACTTGCTCCGGTACCACCGTAACCCTGCGCTTTGCCCAAGCGCTGGCGGACGCGGCCGCGCGTCTGGGCATGGCGGTGCCGCCGTGGCCGACCGCTGGCGAGCGGGTAGCGATGGCGGAGCTGGATCGCTTCTGGGATCAGCTTTGCCACAGCGCCGATCCACTGATCGGCCTGCGGCTGGGGTTGGCGCTGCAGGTGGGGCATCTGGACATCACCGGGCTGCTGCTAATGAGCTGCAGCAACTATGCCGAAAGTATGGCGGCGCTGGTGGAGTACGCGCCTTTGATCGGCGGCGTTGGCTTCCAGCTGCACAGTGAGGGCGAACGGCAGCAATTGCAGGTGCAGTCGGCGTTTCGCACCCGCCCGGCGCAGCGGGTAGAGGCGGTGCTGACGATGATCCTGCAGCTCAGCCGCAGCAATACCGGCGGCCGCTTTGAACCGACGCGACTGCTGTTGCGGCACGCACCGTTGGCGGCCGCGGCGGATTATTCCAAGTTGCTCGGTTGCCCGGTCATGTTCGGCGCTGCCATCGACGCGCTGGAGTTTTCCAGCGCACAACTGGCGCTGCCGCTGGAGCAAGCCAATCCCGGTGTGCGCGATCATCTCGTGCAGTTGGCTGATGTCGGGCTGGCGCAGGTGGCCGCGCAAAGCACTCGCCAACGGGTAACGGCCCTGCTGCGCGTGCATCCGCAGTGGAACAAAGATCAGGTTGCCGCTCGGCTGCATCTCAGTGGACGCCATCTTGCCCGTAAACTGGCTGACGAAGGTGTCAGCTTCCGCCAATTGCAGGATCAACAGCGTTTTGCATTGGCGCAGCGCCTACTGCGCACCGATGGCCGTATCCAAGAGATTGCCGAACAACTCGGTTTTAGCGACGAAAGTGCGTTTGCCAAGGCGTTTCGGCGCTGGAGCGGCATGTCCCCAAGTCAGTTCCGCAACGCCCTCGACCCCCCCCACTAG
- a CDS encoding RES family NAD+ phosphorylase, with amino-acid sequence MNLWQQCQGEQHLQTLQGTLFRLVESQEQVATLGYVDNLAEQALLEQMLEDVKPPSPLDASGLHYLLRTPFRYPPLPWGSRFGSVHEPSLFYGALDTPTALAETAYYRLLFWHSMVAPAPKTQLRTQHTLFSVGYRSGRAVALHQPPFAAHEALLRHRSHYHACQQLGAAMRASAVELFEYRSARAPAGGLCVALFSPSPFLQKRPRNSARWFCEVTAEQVTFKALQADQLIHFAARDFLVDGELPHPA; translated from the coding sequence ATGAACCTGTGGCAGCAGTGCCAGGGCGAACAGCATCTGCAAACCCTGCAAGGCACGCTGTTCAGGTTGGTGGAAAGCCAAGAGCAGGTGGCCACGCTCGGTTACGTCGACAATCTCGCCGAGCAAGCACTGCTGGAACAAATGCTGGAAGACGTGAAGCCGCCGTCACCGCTGGATGCCAGCGGCCTGCACTATCTGCTGCGGACGCCGTTTCGCTACCCGCCGCTACCGTGGGGCTCACGCTTCGGCAGCGTGCACGAACCAAGCCTGTTTTACGGGGCCTTGGACACCCCCACCGCGCTGGCGGAAACCGCTTATTACCGGCTGCTGTTTTGGCATTCCATGGTCGCCCCCGCCCCGAAAACACAACTGCGCACCCAGCACACGCTGTTCAGTGTCGGCTACCGCAGTGGCCGCGCGGTGGCGCTGCACCAACCGCCGTTTGCCGCCCATGAGGCACTGCTGCGCCACCGCAGCCACTATCACGCTTGCCAACAACTGGGCGCGGCCATGCGCGCCAGTGCGGTGGAGTTGTTCGAGTACCGCTCGGCACGCGCACCGGCGGGCGGGCTGTGCGTCGCGCTGTTCAGTCCGTCGCCATTCCTGCAGAAACGCCCACGCAACAGCGCCCGCTGGTTCTGTGAAGTGACCGCCGAGCAGGTGACCTTCAAAGCCCTGCAAGCAGACCAACTGATCCACTTCGCCGCCCGCGACTTCCTGGTGGACGGCGAGCTGCCGCACCCAGCCTGA
- a CDS encoding bile acid:sodium symporter family protein produces the protein MTHGFDFGSGDLVVMNIAIAAMMFGASLQLTGADFRRLLTQPKAPLAGMVAQFLLLPLATFLLTLVLPIDAEYKLGMMLVAACPGGAFSNILTWIARGSLPVSITMTAASSTLATVLTPLNFALYSSLNPATRELMTRISLDPLSLLALIALVLALPLALGMLAGKRFPRFAQRSEPWFRNGSLLAFLMFISVALSRNLSLFLEVAPAVLSLVVLHNGVALLTGYSLARMLRLDGAETRAVTLEIGIQNSGLALLILFTFYPQAGGMVLVAAMWGLWHLVSGLSLAQFWGWRHRHDLQ, from the coding sequence ATGACCCACGGCTTTGATTTCGGTAGCGGCGATCTGGTGGTGATGAACATCGCCATCGCCGCGATGATGTTCGGCGCATCATTGCAATTGACCGGCGCTGACTTTCGCCGCTTGCTGACCCAGCCGAAAGCACCACTGGCCGGCATGGTGGCGCAATTTCTGCTGCTGCCGCTGGCGACCTTCCTACTGACGCTGGTGCTGCCAATCGACGCCGAGTACAAGCTCGGCATGATGCTGGTGGCGGCCTGCCCCGGCGGCGCCTTTTCCAACATCCTGACCTGGATCGCACGCGGCAGCCTGCCGGTATCGATCACCATGACTGCCGCCTCCAGCACGCTGGCGACAGTGCTAACGCCGCTCAACTTTGCGCTCTACAGCAGCCTAAACCCGGCCACCCGCGAGTTGATGACGCGCATCAGCCTGGATCCGCTCAGCCTGCTGGCGCTGATTGCCTTGGTGCTGGCGCTGCCGCTGGCTCTGGGCATGTTGGCCGGCAAGCGGTTTCCGCGCTTTGCACAGCGCTCCGAGCCATGGTTTCGCAATGGTTCGCTGCTGGCGTTCTTAATGTTCATCAGCGTCGCGCTGAGCCGTAACTTGTCGCTGTTCCTAGAAGTCGCGCCTGCGGTACTGAGTCTGGTGGTGCTGCACAACGGCGTGGCACTGCTGACCGGCTACAGCCTGGCGCGGATGTTGCGGCTGGACGGCGCGGAAACCCGCGCCGTCACGCTGGAAATCGGCATTCAAAATTCCGGGTTGGCGCTGCTGATCCTGTTCACCTTCTATCCGCAAGCCGGCGGCATGGTGCTGGTGGCGGCCATGTGGGGGCTGTGGCACTTGGTGTCTGGTCTGTCGCTGGCACAGTTCTGGGGTTGGAGGCACCGCCATGATCTACAGTGA
- a CDS encoding SDR family NAD(P)-dependent oxidoreductase, producing the protein MRTVLITGATGGLGRALALRYWDAGHSLVLMDVNADALNDLAGRFGDASRVHTIVCDLCDDDSIHAAAAQLTAYTSMLDVLINNAGITHRSAASSTRPEVFARVMQVDWLGTVSLTQLLLPQLRHGGKVICIGSMAGWMPVPGRAAYCAAKAALTQFFEVWRLELDQLGIGLLMVYPSFLDTAIERNALGADGAQANHARSTLGSVRSADWMAARILHSDRRQRMRLFPDRLSRLASLLWRVWPKLYLRQVRRRFPEDIQP; encoded by the coding sequence ATGAGAACCGTGTTGATCACCGGTGCCACCGGTGGCCTGGGCCGTGCGCTGGCGCTGCGTTACTGGGATGCCGGCCACAGTCTGGTGCTGATGGACGTGAACGCCGACGCGCTCAACGACTTGGCTGGCCGTTTCGGCGACGCCAGCCGCGTGCATACCATCGTTTGTGACCTGTGCGACGACGACAGTATCCATGCCGCCGCCGCGCAACTGACAGCGTACACCAGCATGCTTGATGTACTGATCAACAACGCCGGCATCACCCATCGCTCGGCCGCCAGCAGCACGCGCCCGGAGGTGTTCGCGCGGGTGATGCAGGTGGATTGGCTTGGCACCGTGTCGTTGACCCAACTGCTGCTGCCGCAGCTGCGCCACGGCGGCAAGGTCATTTGCATCGGTTCCATGGCCGGTTGGATGCCGGTGCCGGGGCGCGCTGCCTACTGCGCCGCCAAAGCTGCGCTGACCCAATTCTTTGAAGTATGGCGCCTGGAATTGGATCAATTGGGCATCGGTTTGCTGATGGTGTATCCGAGCTTTCTCGACACCGCTATCGAGCGCAATGCCTTGGGGGCCGACGGCGCGCAGGCCAACCATGCACGCAGTACCTTGGGCTCTGTACGCTCGGCGGACTGGATGGCCGCTAGAATTCTGCACTCTGACCGCCGCCAGCGGATGCGGCTATTTCCCGACCGGCTGTCGCGCTTGGCCAGTTTACTGTGGCGGGTGTGGCCGAAACTCTACTTGCGGCAGGTACGACGCCGCTTCCCCGAGGACATCCAACCTTGA
- a CDS encoding sulfite exporter TauE/SafE family protein: MVPLLALCVLIAFTLEAMTGFGSVVIAVSLASLVLPLDQVVPAVVPLNVVMSSVILAREYRHIQWRLLLGRILPLMALGTVSGYLLLPLVEPTLLKKLFGLLLIGFSSRELWQLHRQRWRPLPSAAAPVVMLGAGVTHGLFASGGPLLMIALTGSALSKAALRATLISVWWTLNLCLTVAFWLDGRLAPQLPTVALLLLCLPVAVMLGNHWHGKVDEQRFKKVIYAVLAVVGVMLVGSAL, from the coding sequence ATGGTGCCGCTGCTGGCGCTGTGCGTGCTGATCGCGTTCACCCTCGAAGCCATGACCGGCTTCGGCAGCGTGGTGATTGCGGTGTCGCTGGCGTCATTGGTGCTGCCGCTGGATCAAGTGGTGCCGGCGGTGGTGCCGCTGAACGTGGTGATGAGCAGCGTGATCCTAGCGCGCGAATACCGGCACATTCAGTGGCGCCTGCTGCTGGGCCGCATTCTGCCGCTGATGGCGCTCGGCACCGTGAGTGGCTATCTGCTGCTGCCGCTGGTGGAGCCCACGCTGCTGAAGAAGCTGTTCGGCCTGCTGCTGATCGGTTTTTCCAGTCGCGAATTGTGGCAGCTGCACCGGCAACGCTGGCGCCCACTGCCGTCGGCGGCGGCGCCGGTGGTGATGCTCGGTGCCGGCGTGACTCACGGTCTGTTCGCGTCCGGCGGGCCGCTGCTGATGATTGCGCTGACCGGCAGCGCGCTGTCGAAAGCGGCGCTGCGAGCGACGCTGATCAGCGTGTGGTGGACACTGAACCTGTGCCTGACCGTGGCATTTTGGCTGGATGGGCGACTCGCGCCGCAGCTACCGACGGTGGCGCTTCTGCTGCTGTGTCTGCCGGTCGCCGTGATGCTGGGCAACCACTGGCACGGCAAGGTGGATGAGCAGCGATTTAAGAAAGTGATTTATGCGGTGTTAGCCGTGGTGGGCGTCATGTTGGTCGGATCTGCGCTGTAA
- a CDS encoding SDR family oxidoreductase yields MIYSDKRILVTGAAGYIGRQVCAALAAENWVIGTDIRPAELPCELVQMDVRDPQLETLLRAQRITHVVHLAAVLGDSGDPQRDYDIDVNGSTNVVDACIAAGVRHLTVTSSGAAYGYHADNPPWISETDPLRGNDSYPYSRHKRLVEEMLAERRQQHPQLAQLILRPGTVLGAGTRNLITNLFEKKVMLALRGAVSPFVFIWDQDVVRIIVRGVESGATGAYNLAGDGALPLRELAHLLGKPCLVLPPTLVRLLLQIGQRLGLTRYGPAQLDFLRYRPVLDNQRLKTIFGYTPQLTSAQVFRLWRDHHREQ; encoded by the coding sequence ATGATCTACAGTGACAAGCGCATTCTAGTCACCGGCGCTGCCGGCTACATCGGCCGCCAAGTGTGCGCGGCGCTAGCCGCCGAAAACTGGGTGATCGGCACCGACATTCGGCCGGCGGAACTGCCCTGCGAGCTGGTGCAAATGGACGTGCGCGACCCGCAGCTGGAGACCCTACTGCGCGCGCAGCGCATCACCCATGTGGTGCACCTGGCGGCGGTGCTGGGCGACAGCGGCGACCCGCAGCGTGATTACGATATCGACGTCAACGGCAGCACCAATGTGGTGGATGCCTGCATCGCCGCCGGCGTGCGCCATCTGACGGTGACCAGTTCCGGCGCCGCTTACGGCTATCACGCGGACAATCCACCTTGGATCAGCGAAACCGATCCGCTGCGCGGCAATGACAGCTATCCCTACTCTCGCCACAAGCGACTGGTGGAAGAAATGCTTGCCGAGCGCCGCCAGCAACACCCGCAGCTGGCACAATTGATCCTGCGGCCCGGCACTGTGCTCGGCGCCGGCACCCGCAACTTGATCACCAATTTGTTCGAGAAAAAAGTGATGCTGGCGCTGCGCGGCGCGGTGTCGCCGTTCGTGTTTATCTGGGATCAGGACGTGGTGCGCATCATTGTGCGCGGGGTCGAAAGTGGCGCCACTGGCGCCTACAACCTGGCTGGCGACGGTGCGCTGCCGCTGCGCGAACTGGCGCACCTGCTCGGCAAACCGTGCCTGGTGCTGCCGCCGACGCTGGTGCGGTTGCTGCTGCAAATTGGCCAACGCTTGGGCCTGACCCGCTACGGCCCGGCGCAGTTGGATTTCCTGCGCTACCGCCCGGTGCTGGACAACCAGCGCCTGAAAACCATATTCGGTTACACCCCACAGCTGACCTCGGCGCAGGTATTCCGGCTGTGGCGCGACCACCATCGGGAGCAGTAA
- a CDS encoding metallophosphoesterase family protein, which yields MSFVKKSLLVTMVGSVLAACGGGSSTSPSTSPETPVTPTPVSTLKIGLLPDTQGGGDNVSMHPMRAVLEKERELGVDIVIPVGDLTDQGTAKEFEQWTSVAEAYRDAGIEFLPLMGNHEDSFAYSVQWIETMKDYIPKDAVHMVGAQYLNYYVVRDNVLIVLLKYYNLPIAFEWIKDVVMQHEGKVDHIVIASHDGLVGAKYGETREMIVEGVRGDNLLMNQWDEIRAFFAKHDVIWVQGHEHMYQRSVIQAPIHVDPGSWTTADGNYRLPQYTQIMSGNASYKGYEFRYGERELVQRIIQQKMNTMSNGSPAFDANASVLTFQGDRVDYESWFTPHTVTANEQGPKELAQPDWQLLDRFSRTSNRCERIVFPNSIPANTRPVMYFDASFVGNDCTAPDGTVAKLVGGTNNTFNRVDSRARSMEVTPGFSRAEDGVDLLRLAYQYLYQYHQPWTPNLNGAERLVLNGGNLNAVDIPATTTDLKKHVMLSWQAGTADTLSDVLIVSGIQQHTGIYASEYGAIKDLEQDTGLPGSQPDGSAKQPHTLPSGASKEWDLRNSLSDRYAIALTAPAAVAADAALGWKTENGWEPLVSEACVLNMPFDESLLAGTPARAPECNDSPVVGVDLSGDSARWWAILQQDAELAMLSK from the coding sequence ATGAGTTTCGTGAAAAAGAGCCTTTTGGTGACAATGGTCGGCAGCGTCTTAGCTGCCTGTGGCGGCGGTTCGAGTACCAGCCCCAGCACCTCACCGGAAACACCGGTCACGCCAACACCAGTCAGCACACTAAAAATTGGCTTGCTGCCAGATACCCAGGGCGGCGGTGACAACGTGTCGATGCACCCTATGCGCGCGGTGCTGGAAAAAGAGCGTGAACTTGGGGTCGATATCGTGATTCCGGTGGGAGACCTGACGGACCAGGGCACGGCAAAAGAGTTTGAGCAGTGGACCTCCGTTGCAGAGGCTTATCGAGATGCGGGCATTGAATTCCTGCCACTGATGGGCAACCACGAAGACAGCTTTGCCTATTCGGTGCAATGGATTGAGACCATGAAGGACTACATCCCTAAAGATGCGGTGCACATGGTCGGTGCCCAGTACCTGAATTACTACGTGGTGCGGGACAACGTGCTGATCGTGCTGCTCAAATACTACAACTTGCCGATCGCGTTTGAGTGGATCAAAGACGTCGTCATGCAGCACGAGGGCAAGGTCGATCACATCGTCATCGCCAGCCACGATGGCTTGGTGGGCGCCAAGTACGGCGAGACCCGTGAAATGATCGTGGAAGGCGTTCGCGGCGATAACCTGCTAATGAATCAGTGGGATGAAATCCGTGCGTTCTTCGCCAAGCACGATGTGATTTGGGTGCAGGGGCATGAACACATGTATCAGCGCTCGGTGATTCAAGCGCCTATTCATGTTGATCCGGGCTCTTGGACCACTGCGGACGGCAACTACCGTTTGCCGCAGTACACGCAAATCATGTCCGGCAACGCGTCCTATAAAGGCTATGAGTTCCGCTACGGCGAGCGCGAGCTGGTGCAGCGCATCATCCAGCAAAAAATGAACACCATGAGCAATGGCTCGCCCGCGTTTGACGCCAACGCCTCGGTGCTGACTTTCCAGGGCGACCGGGTGGATTACGAGTCTTGGTTTACCCCGCACACTGTGACCGCAAACGAGCAGGGCCCGAAAGAATTGGCCCAGCCCGATTGGCAGTTGCTGGACCGTTTCTCGCGCACCAGCAACCGCTGCGAGCGCATTGTGTTTCCGAACTCCATTCCCGCCAACACGCGGCCGGTGATGTATTTCGATGCCAGCTTTGTGGGCAATGATTGCACCGCCCCGGATGGCACTGTGGCCAAGCTGGTGGGAGGCACCAACAACACCTTTAACCGCGTCGACAGTCGCGCGCGTTCGATGGAAGTCACGCCCGGCTTCAGTCGTGCCGAAGACGGCGTGGATCTGCTGCGCTTGGCTTATCAGTATCTTTATCAGTATCACCAGCCGTGGACGCCGAACTTGAACGGCGCAGAGCGCCTGGTCCTTAACGGCGGCAACCTCAACGCCGTGGATATTCCCGCTACCACCACCGACCTGAAAAAACACGTGATGCTCAGCTGGCAGGCAGGCACTGCCGACACCCTGTCAGACGTGCTGATTGTCAGTGGTATTCAACAACACACTGGCATCTACGCCAGCGAATACGGCGCGATCAAAGACCTCGAACAAGACACCGGCTTGCCCGGCAGCCAGCCGGACGGTTCTGCCAAGCAGCCGCACACGCTGCCCAGCGGCGCGAGCAAGGAATGGGACCTGCGCAATAGCCTGTCAGACCGTTACGCCATTGCACTGACCGCGCCCGCAGCGGTGGCCGCTGACGCGGCGCTGGGTTGGAAAACGGAAAACGGTTGGGAGCCGTTGGTGAGTGAGGCCTGCGTGCTCAATATGCCGTTCGACGAGTCTTTGTTGGCGGGCACCCCAGCGCGGGCGCCGGAATGTAACGATTCGCCTGTGGTCGGTGTCGACCTATCAGGGGACTCGGCGCGCTGGTGGGCTATTTTGCAGCAGGATGCTGAGCTGGCAATGCTGAGCAAATAA
- a CDS encoding antitoxin Xre-like helix-turn-helix domain-containing protein — protein MGSVPHQQPEADAVLAKAVLRAAEQLGLRQAELAAVLGIHRTAVSRLKQNPALDPHSKAGELALLLIRVARALFALTGGDEEWMRHFLRTPNRLTGAVPAEQLQSIQGLVTVLQTVDALRGKI, from the coding sequence ATGGGCAGCGTCCCGCACCAGCAACCTGAAGCCGACGCCGTACTCGCCAAAGCGGTGCTGCGCGCCGCCGAGCAGTTGGGGCTGCGCCAGGCTGAGCTGGCGGCGGTGCTCGGCATCCACCGCACCGCTGTCAGCCGGCTGAAGCAAAATCCGGCACTCGACCCGCACTCCAAAGCCGGTGAGCTGGCGCTGCTACTGATCCGGGTGGCGCGCGCACTGTTTGCCCTGACCGGCGGCGACGAGGAGTGGATGCGTCACTTCTTGCGCACCCCCAACCGTCTTACCGGCGCAGTGCCGGCAGAGCAGCTGCAAAGCATCCAAGGACTGGTGACGGTGCTGCAAACCGTCGATGCGCTGCGGGGCAAAATATGA
- a CDS encoding FMN-binding glutamate synthase family protein codes for MALSSWARFSVWALCILVAAVSVVALLAGARSAWWVLLALVFSALALRGLADVLQTRHAIRRNYPVVGNIRYIFENFRPELRQYLFESDNDQVPFSRAQRSLIYQRAKNENADRPFGTLLDVYANGYEFVGHSMQPALPADPATFRVTVGGPQCRQPYSLSLFNISAMSFGALSAQAIRALNAGARKGSFAHDTGEGSISPYHLEHGGDLIWEIGSGYFGCRDHYGRFDPERFREQAQRDAVKMIEIKLSQGAKPGHGGILPAHKVSEEIAATRGVPMGQDCVSPARHSAFSTPLELLEFIQQLRELSDGKPVGFKLCLGHPWEFMAIVKAMLKTGIYPDFIVVDGNEGGTGAAPLELANHVGVPMREGLLLVHNTLVGAGLREHIRIGVAGKIVSAFDVAAALAIGADWTNSARGFMFALGCIQSLSCHTNRCPVGVATQDPVRQQALSVPDKAERVYQFHRNTLLALSEMVAAGGIDHPSHLRPHHLACRVSSTEIQLFSKLYPYLEPGALLQGEVDNDFYRRMWPLARAEQFSPAHLTRQ; via the coding sequence ATGGCGCTTTCATCGTGGGCCCGTTTTTCGGTCTGGGCACTTTGTATCCTTGTGGCGGCGGTCAGTGTCGTTGCGCTGTTGGCGGGCGCACGCTCGGCTTGGTGGGTGCTGCTGGCGCTGGTGTTCTCGGCGTTGGCACTGCGTGGGCTGGCGGACGTGTTGCAGACCCGCCACGCCATCCGCAGAAACTATCCGGTGGTGGGAAACATCCGCTACATTTTCGAGAACTTCAGGCCGGAGTTGCGCCAGTACCTGTTCGAGTCTGATAACGACCAAGTGCCGTTTTCCCGCGCCCAACGATCACTGATTTATCAGCGTGCGAAAAACGAAAATGCCGACCGGCCGTTTGGCACCTTGTTGGACGTTTACGCCAACGGCTATGAGTTCGTCGGCCACTCCATGCAGCCGGCGCTGCCGGCCGATCCGGCCACCTTCCGCGTGACTGTCGGCGGGCCGCAATGTCGCCAGCCGTATTCGCTGTCGCTGTTCAATATTTCTGCCATGAGTTTCGGCGCGCTCAGTGCGCAGGCGATCCGCGCCCTCAACGCTGGCGCACGCAAAGGCAGCTTCGCTCACGACACCGGCGAAGGCAGCATCAGCCCCTACCATCTGGAGCATGGCGGCGACCTGATCTGGGAAATCGGCAGTGGCTATTTCGGCTGCCGCGATCATTACGGCCGCTTTGATCCCGAGCGTTTTCGCGAACAGGCCCAGCGTGACGCGGTGAAGATGATTGAAATCAAGCTCAGCCAGGGCGCCAAGCCGGGGCATGGCGGCATCCTTCCGGCGCACAAGGTGAGCGAGGAAATCGCCGCCACCCGTGGCGTGCCGATGGGTCAAGACTGCGTGTCGCCGGCGCGTCACTCGGCGTTTTCCACGCCGTTGGAGTTGCTGGAGTTCATCCAGCAATTGCGGGAGCTGAGTGACGGCAAGCCGGTGGGCTTCAAGCTCTGCCTGGGGCACCCGTGGGAGTTCATGGCCATCGTCAAAGCGATGCTGAAAACCGGTATTTATCCGGATTTCATTGTGGTCGATGGCAACGAAGGCGGTACCGGTGCCGCGCCGCTGGAGCTGGCCAACCATGTCGGCGTGCCGATGCGCGAAGGCTTGCTGTTGGTGCATAACACCTTGGTGGGCGCCGGGCTGCGTGAGCACATTCGTATTGGCGTGGCAGGCAAAATTGTCAGTGCCTTTGATGTGGCGGCAGCGCTGGCAATCGGTGCTGATTGGACCAACTCGGCGCGCGGTTTCATGTTTGCGTTGGGCTGTATTCAGTCGCTCAGCTGCCATACCAACCGTTGCCCGGTCGGCGTAGCCACTCAGGATCCGGTCCGCCAACAGGCGCTGTCAGTGCCGGATAAGGCCGAGCGGGTGTACCAGTTCCACCGCAACACGCTGCTGGCGCTGTCAGAGATGGTGGCCGCTGGCGGTATCGATCATCCCTCGCACCTGCGGCCCCATCATCTGGCATGCCGGGTGTCATCCACCGAGATTCAGTTGTTTAGCAAGCTGTATCCGTATCTGGAGCCAGGAGCGCTGCTGCAAGGCGAGGTCGACAATGACTTTTACCGCCGCATGTGGCCGCTGGCGCGGGCGGAGCAGTTCTCGCCAGCTCATCTGACCCGGCAGTAA